The Prevotella herbatica genome contains the following window.
TTATCTTAGTGAGAATTTCGTATATCGCAGATTTAAGCCTAATGAAGAGGACGAGGCTTTGGAAGAGCAAATAGAAGAAGAAAATGATTTGAAATCACATACTGATTAAAATTGAATGTATTCTGGGTAAGAAGAATGTATCGTGTAGGTATGGTTAAAAAAACAAATTTTTCTTTTATATATTAGGTATATTCGCTAATTATCAGTAATTTTGCGGTCCGAAAATTGCCAAACAATAAAAAAATAATAATATAACAAAAACATCAGAAGATGAATATTTCATTTGAAAATCCTGACAAGATCAATGGTCTGTTGACTATTACTGTCGAAGAAGCTGATTACAAAGAGAATGTCGAGAAAGCATTAAAAGATTATCGTAAGAAGGCTAATTACCCTGGTTTCCGTCCTGGTATGGTTCCTATGGGTCTCGTAAAGAAACAGTTTGGCACATCTGCAAAGATGGATGCTATCAACAAACTTATTGGTGAGCAGATTTACAAGTATGTAAACGATAACAAAATTCAAATGCTTGGTGAGCCACTTCCTTCAGAGAAGCAGGAACCACAGGATTTGGAAAAAGGCACTAATTTCACTTTCGTTTTTGATATAGCTGTTGCTCCTGAATTTAAGATGGTTCTTGATGGTCATAACAAACTTGACCATTATACAATTACTGTTGATGATGCACTTATCGACCGCCAGGTTGACATGTTTGCTTCACGCGCTGGCAGTTACGATAAGGTTGAAGCATTCGAAGGCAATGATATGCTTAAGGGTGATATCCGCGAACTTGATGAGAACGGTAATACAAAAGAAGGTGGCATAACTGTAGAGAGTGCTGTCTTAATGCCTGAATATATTAAGGTTGACGATCAGAAGAAACTGTTTGAAGGTGCTAAACTTGGTGATGTAATAACATTCAATCCAAAGAAGGCTTACCCTGAGAATGATACAGAAATATCTTCATTGTTGAAGATTGAGCGTGAAGCTGCAAAGGAACTTACTGCTGATTTCAGTTATCAGATTACAGAGATCCAGCGCTTTAAGAAGCATGAGGTAAACCAGGAACTTTTTGATCAGTTGTTCGGTAATGATACTGTAAAGAACGAAGAGGAATTCCGCAACAAGATTGCTGAAGGACTTAAGGAACAGCTTGCTGTTGATGCTGATTATAAGTTTATTCTTGATGTTCGTGCTTATTGCGAGAAGAAGGTTGGTAAACTTGAATACCCAGATGCTTTGCTTAAGCGCATCATGTTGAATAACAATAGTGATAAGGGTGAAGAGTTTGTTGAAAAGAACTACGAACAAAGCATCACTGAACTTACATGGCACATGATTAAGGAACAGTTGGTTGCAGCTCGTGATATCAAGGTTGATGATGCAGACATATTGGATGCAGCAAAGGAAACAGCTCGCACGCAGTTCGCTCAGTATGGCATGAATAATGTTCCTGATGAGTATGTTGAGAACTACGCTAAGGAAATCCTTAAGAAGAAAGAAAATGTTGACGGAATTGTTGATCGCGCAGTAGATCGCAAGCTTGTTGTTGCATTGAAAGATTCAGTAAAACTTAACGAAAAGGAAATAAGCCTTGACGACTTCAATAAAATGATGCAAGAATAATAGTTTTTTGAAAAAAAAACTTCTTTTATAAAGAGGTTATCGTCTTTTTTTATTATCTTTGTCTATGTAAAGATCGTCTAACGTTCATCGTTGGCATCATATTTGCAAGATAGATATAACAAAAGGGCGATAGCCTCTCTTTTTTTATCTTTAAATGAACGATATTTTATATTATGAATGATTTTAGAAAATATGCTACTAAGCATTTAGGCATGAATGGTATGGCACTTGATGACGTGATGAAAGCACAGTCTCAGTATCTGAATCCATACATTCTTGAGGAACGTCAGTTGAATGT
Protein-coding sequences here:
- the tig gene encoding trigger factor, which codes for MNISFENPDKINGLLTITVEEADYKENVEKALKDYRKKANYPGFRPGMVPMGLVKKQFGTSAKMDAINKLIGEQIYKYVNDNKIQMLGEPLPSEKQEPQDLEKGTNFTFVFDIAVAPEFKMVLDGHNKLDHYTITVDDALIDRQVDMFASRAGSYDKVEAFEGNDMLKGDIRELDENGNTKEGGITVESAVLMPEYIKVDDQKKLFEGAKLGDVITFNPKKAYPENDTEISSLLKIEREAAKELTADFSYQITEIQRFKKHEVNQELFDQLFGNDTVKNEEEFRNKIAEGLKEQLAVDADYKFILDVRAYCEKKVGKLEYPDALLKRIMLNNNSDKGEEFVEKNYEQSITELTWHMIKEQLVAARDIKVDDADILDAAKETARTQFAQYGMNNVPDEYVENYAKEILKKKENVDGIVDRAVDRKLVVALKDSVKLNEKEISLDDFNKMMQE